The proteins below are encoded in one region of Verrucomicrobiota bacterium:
- a CDS encoding DUF1634 domain-containing protein, translated as MNKLNIILARVMIYGIVVAASVMVAGYIWYLSIHHTQIPSDHIFTGEPHFLKSPGDMLHHITSPEGIGSRRSLMMAGVLLLLISPLIRVGLAWAGYLIMRDWLYAVFSFIVLLVLTLSFFL; from the coding sequence ATGAATAAACTCAATATCATTCTCGCCCGTGTGATGATTTATGGAATAGTGGTTGCGGCCAGTGTCATGGTGGCTGGTTATATCTGGTACCTCTCGATCCATCACACACAGATACCTTCCGACCATATATTTACCGGGGAACCACATTTCCTCAAGAGTCCCGGGGACATGCTCCATCATATCACCAGTCCTGAAGGAATCGGGAGCCGCCGTAGCCTGATGATGGCGGGGGTCTTATTATTACTGATCAGTCCTCTGATCCGGGTCGGGCTCGCCTGGGCCGGTTATCTCATCATGCGCGACTGGCTCTATGCGGTATTCAGTTTTATTGTTTTACTGGTACTGACATTGAGCTTCTTTTTGTAG
- a CDS encoding type II toxin-antitoxin system Phd/YefM family antitoxin, with protein sequence MNNNWQLQEAKSKFSQLVDQALSQGEQFVTRHGKPAVVVISVEKYRSLNRFQDSLVDFLADSPLKGVGVEFERSKDTGREVEL encoded by the coding sequence ATGAATAATAATTGGCAATTACAAGAGGCGAAAAGCAAGTTTAGTCAGTTGGTAGATCAAGCCTTGTCGCAAGGGGAGCAATTTGTCACACGTCATGGCAAACCGGCCGTCGTCGTGATTTCTGTGGAGAAGTATCGTTCGCTGAATCGTTTCCAGGATTCCTTGGTGGATTTTTTAGCGGATTCCCCCCTCAAAGGGGTGGGGGTGGAGTTTGAGCGGAGTAAGGA
- a CDS encoding sulfite exporter TauE/SafE family protein, with protein MSLVPFEITLILVSFIASVIGSLIGLGGGIIITPVLVLCFGVDIRYAMGAALCSVIATSSGAAAAYLRDGISNMRIGLFLCIATTIGAVCGALASAELNQSVLSIIFGVALLLTAFLSLKKKKGGVVPTEESSPVAIKIRLPGEMPDGKTNVPYGVVRVLPGFIVMWVAGVLSGLLGIGSGAFKVLAMDQIMRIPFKVTTATSNFMIGVTAAASVGIYLQKGYFDPVLATPVSLGSLAGAFLGAKLLTIAPVKVLRLIFLVAIFVIAIQMILKGAGVNIV; from the coding sequence ATGAGCTTAGTCCCTTTTGAAATCACACTGATCTTGGTTTCCTTTATCGCCAGTGTGATCGGTTCCCTCATCGGTTTGGGCGGTGGGATCATTATTACCCCGGTCCTCGTCTTGTGTTTCGGGGTGGATATCCGTTATGCGATGGGGGCGGCCCTTTGTTCCGTCATCGCGACCTCCTCGGGGGCGGCGGCGGCTTACCTGAGGGATGGCATTTCAAATATGCGCATTGGACTTTTCCTGTGTATTGCCACGACGATCGGAGCGGTTTGCGGGGCGCTTGCTTCCGCGGAGTTAAATCAATCTGTCCTTTCTATTATTTTCGGGGTAGCCCTTTTACTGACGGCTTTCCTCTCGTTAAAAAAGAAAAAGGGTGGTGTTGTCCCCACTGAGGAGTCGAGCCCGGTCGCCATAAAGATCCGTTTGCCCGGTGAAATGCCCGACGGGAAGACGAATGTACCTTACGGGGTGGTCCGGGTATTACCCGGATTTATCGTCATGTGGGTCGCCGGGGTTTTATCAGGGCTTTTGGGTATTGGCTCCGGGGCCTTCAAGGTTTTGGCCATGGACCAGATCATGCGTATTCCCTTCAAGGTGACTACGGCGACGAGTAATTTCATGATCGGGGTCACAGCGGCGGCCAGTGTCGGTATATACCTGCAAAAAGGATATTTTGATCCGGTTCTGGCTACCCCGGTATCGTTGGGTTCATTGGCTGGGGCTTTCCTCGGTGCGAAATTACTGACGATCGCTCCTGTGAAAGTCCTCAGGCTGATTTTCCTCGTGGCGATTTTTGTTATCGCCATCCAAATGATTTTGAAGGGAGCTGGAGTGAATATTGTATGA